A stretch of the Alnus glutinosa chromosome 6, dhAlnGlut1.1, whole genome shotgun sequence genome encodes the following:
- the LOC133870040 gene encoding protein EXPRESSION OF TERPENOIDS 1-like → MAGLFYLGGREGQQNKQEEEEKQESSLFLFRNEEIYTKGFEIWPQYYQQQQNLSNYYSFGLGPSRRNPDSVSDESSRSAGRFTLMSQGAGMNCQDCGNQAKKDCPHLRCRTCCKSRGFPCQTHVKSTWVPASKRRERQQQLAALQQQLQQQQQQQDQQEQQHQQQFRGENPKRQRENQSLSCARVPNTTSGLELGQFPAEVNSPAVFHCVRLSAMDDPDEQYAYQTAVNIRGHVFKGILYNQGPEGRYTTGGESSSGGGGDGTQALNLVTAATTTATTATTSNPSATLLDPSLYPAPLNAFMAGTQFFPPPRS, encoded by the exons ATGGCAGGGCTATTCTATCTAGGCGGACGAGAAGGGCAGCAGAACAaacaagaggaagaagagaaacaagagaGCAGCCTGTTTTTGTTCAGAAACGAGGAGATCTACACCAAAGGGTTTGAGATATGGCCGCAGTACTATCAGCAGCAGCAAAACTTGAGCAACTACTACTCGTTTGGACTGGGTCCTAGTCGAAGAAACCCCGACAGCGTCTCCGATGAGTCGTCGAGATCCGCCGGCCGATTCACGTTGATGAGTCAAGGAGCAGGCATGAATTGCCAAGACTGTGGTAACCAAGCGAAGAAAGACTGCCCGCATCTCAGATGCCGGACTTGTTGCAAGAGTCGAGGGTTTCCGTGCCAAACCCACGTCAAGAGCACTTGGGTCCCGGCTTCGAAAAGGCGCGAGCGGCAACAACAGCTCGCAGCCTTACAACAACAACTtcagcaacagcaacagcagCAAGATCAACAAGAACAACAGCATCAGCAACAGTTTCGAGGAGAGAATCCCAAAAGGCAGAGAGAGAATCAATCTCTTTCTTGCGCTCGTGTACCCAACACCACGTCAG GGTTGGAACTGGGACAATTTCCAGCTGAAGTGAACTCTCCGGCGGTCTTTCACTGCGTAAGATTAAGCGCAATGGACGATCCGGACGAGCAGTACGCGTATCAAACGGCTGTAAACATTAGAGGACATGTTTTCAAGGGAATTCTGTACAACCAAGGCCCCGAAGGTCGTTACACCACAGGCGGCGAGAGCTCGTCGGGCGGGGGCGGAGACGGAACTCAAGCGCTCAATCTCGTTACGGCTGCAACCACCACCGCCACCACAGCGACCACTAGTAACCCATCTGCCACGTTGCTTGACCCTTCACTATATCCAGCTCCACTCAATGCTTTCATGGCTGGTACGCAATTCTTCCCACCCCCAAGATCGTAG